A segment of the Aridibaculum aurantiacum genome:
TGTGGCAAATATTACCGGCACGTCAAGGTTTATCTGCTCGAAGATGCTAAAGCTCTGACCATCTTCCAGGTGAATATCCATGAAGATAACATCCGGGTCAGGATTAGTTTTAAGCCATTCTATAGCTTCAGCCACCGATGGAATGGTAGCTAAGATTTCTATACCGGCATCGTATTTCTTGAGCATGTTCTCCAGCCTTTGCGCTGTCAGGTGCTCATCTTCCAGGATGATTACTTTCATATGCTTGAAGGTTTAAGTTGAATAAGAGGAAGGCGAACGGTAAAATCCGTTTCATTATCTTCTATCTGAATTTTCTGGTCTGTGATATACTCGTAGCGTTGCCTGATGTTCGCAAGCCCGATACCTGTGCTGCTCTCGTGTTGGTCGCGGCGGCTAATATTATTTTGCACCACCAGTTGTTCACCTTCGTTATACACCTTTATCACCAATGGTTCATGCACCGACATTTTGTTGTGCTTTACCACATTTTCCACCAACAACTGCAGGGTAAGTGGCGGCAGTGTATAAATATGCTGATCAATGTCTACCTGTTTTTCCAATCGCACTTTTTTATCAAAACGTATCTGCAGCAAAAAGAAGTAAGCATCTAAAAAATCAAGTTCTGCCTTTAGCGTCACCCATTCCAGGTCTTTCTGATCAAGGATATAACGGTAGGCTTTACTCAACTGGTGAATGAATTTTTCTGACGTTTCAGGACTTACGTGCACCAGCGATGATAGTACGCTCAAGCTGTTGAAAAGGAAATGCGGGTTTACCTGGTTGCGTAGCGCCTGCAGGCAAACTACTGCACAGTCTTTCTCATATTTCTCTGCCTCTGCCGCTTTTTGCTGTGCCTGCTGGTAAATGTTCACACCTGACTGAAAGATGTACGTGAACAACGTTCCGACCATGTATAGGCTGATGTATTGGCGAAAGTTCCATGGGTTGATATTGGCGATTTCAAACGGGCAATTACCGCAGCGAATTGGCCCCTCTACATGCACCAGTGTCCAAATCAACCATTGATATACTACTACAGCGATAACAGGAAATTCAAGCAGGTACCGCCACCATTGAACACGTGTCTTTTTAACCAGGTGGTTGAACAACTCAACAACAGCAAAAACTACTATTGCAACACCTACCAGCCGCAGCGGCGTTAGGACCAGTTCACGTACCAGCACCTCTCTTGTCATCTCGTCGTTGATGTAAGCGAACAACAACGGGAACACGATGCTCACACCAATCACCACAATCAATGTTGGCTTGATGGTACTGACCGAACGATATGGTAAGCTAATGTTCATCTGCTGCTAATAAAGGATATTCAATGACGTGAATTGCGCTCTCTTCATGCACCTTCATACCACGGCTTGGGCTTAAATATGCATACCTTTCACGCAGGCCGTTTATCTGCTGCCTGCTATTACTTTCCACCTGCTGTTTTGGTTGATGATTGTATTGAATGAACACCGAATCTTTCTCGCACTTGTATTCAATTTTCAACGGATTTGCAGTTGACATAGCATTATTGGCGAGTATGTATTCCATTGCTATCATCAGCGAGTGTGGTGGCAAACTGCGTTCTTGATTAACGCCATTAATGTTCATTTGCACCTGTAGTTTTTTACCAAACCGCTGCTCTACCAAAAAGCAATAAGCATTCAAAAATTCCAGCTCTTTTTGCAGGCTCACTTTCTCCTTATCCTTCTGCTCCAGCAGGTAGCGGTATGTCTTAGAAAGCTTTTCAATAAAGCGTTCTGCAAGATCTGCATCAACATATACAAGCGATGTCAGCACACTCAGGCTATTGAAAAGAAAGTGCGGGTTCAACTGGTTCTTTAAAGCCTCCAACTGGTTTTGTGTAAACTCCCGCTGCCACCGTATCAACTCCAATTGCTTTAACTGCAGGTATCGGAAAATGCGCAGCGAAGTAAAAAAGGCATAAATCACCAACAGGAACACCATGCTGATCATCTGCAGTTGGCGAAGCTTTGGCGTCAAGGTTTTTGGATCTTCGGGTACAACTGAAAACCGGATGAAGAGATTGCGAAAAACTTCCTGTATCAAAAATCCAACAAGCGAGATAAACAATAATTCGTGCAGGAAACGCTGCAGACTGTTTGGCTGCAAAGCGTACTTCTTATTGAAGTACTGAACGCTGAAATTCACCAGGTAAATGAACGAAATTACCTGCAGAAAAACGCTCCATGCGTCCTGGAAGAACTTATTCCAATTGCCGAAGGATACAAAGTCGCCCGTATTGATATATGACAGCACCTGCCCCAGTACCAGCAGTATACCTGCCGATGCAATAAGGATAATGAAGTGCTGGTTTTTATAAAGAGGGTTTGACATTACCGGCTGAAAAAATGAAGATAAGTAACAACAGTAATCAACAACATAAGCATGTGTGATATACTATGCTCCAGGTTAGGAATTGGATGATTGCGAATAGGTGGTAACACTTTTATGGTTGTCTCATAGATGCGATCGTAAATTTCCTTCCATTGCGGTGTCGGTCCAAATAAATATGGACGCCACCAGCTTAAATATGCTCCCAACAGTAGAAGTGGGTAAATTACCAATGCCGCTTTGATCATCCATTCAATATTTAGCAGCAACCCGGCTGGTGGTATGGCCATTATCAAACCATTCACCAGGCATTCCTCTAGTCGCTCTTTTAGCGAATAGTCACGAACATTGTTTAAAGGAAACAGATCGAACAGCGTGGTTACCTGGTGGTATAAAAACAACAGTATCTGCAACACGATTAACATGTCCCAAATCTCCTGCAGCCATACAATAGTTTACTCAACTTTCCTGACGAATGACGGAAACCGGGCGATGAAGCAGGATTAATTAAAGGCGCTTAAATCTGTTAACTGTAGAAAATGCAATTTCCTAAAGTGCCTTACATAATAACCAACCATCCAGTTGATCAACGAAGGCATGTAAAGTACTTTCCCACTACAGCCTCGTATCTAAAGCCTATCGCCTAAATGTGACT
Coding sequences within it:
- a CDS encoding sensor histidine kinase produces the protein MNISLPYRSVSTIKPTLIVVIGVSIVFPLLFAYINDEMTREVLVRELVLTPLRLVGVAIVVFAVVELFNHLVKKTRVQWWRYLLEFPVIAVVVYQWLIWTLVHVEGPIRCGNCPFEIANINPWNFRQYISLYMVGTLFTYIFQSGVNIYQQAQQKAAEAEKYEKDCAVVCLQALRNQVNPHFLFNSLSVLSSLVHVSPETSEKFIHQLSKAYRYILDQKDLEWVTLKAELDFLDAYFFLLQIRFDKKVRLEKQVDIDQHIYTLPPLTLQLLVENVVKHNKMSVHEPLVIKVYNEGEQLVVQNNISRRDQHESSTGIGLANIRQRYEYITDQKIQIEDNETDFTVRLPLIQLKPSSI
- a CDS encoding sensor histidine kinase, whose amino-acid sequence is MSNPLYKNQHFIILIASAGILLVLGQVLSYINTGDFVSFGNWNKFFQDAWSVFLQVISFIYLVNFSVQYFNKKYALQPNSLQRFLHELLFISLVGFLIQEVFRNLFIRFSVVPEDPKTLTPKLRQLQMISMVFLLVIYAFFTSLRIFRYLQLKQLELIRWQREFTQNQLEALKNQLNPHFLFNSLSVLTSLVYVDADLAERFIEKLSKTYRYLLEQKDKEKVSLQKELEFLNAYCFLVEQRFGKKLQVQMNINGVNQERSLPPHSLMIAMEYILANNAMSTANPLKIEYKCEKDSVFIQYNHQPKQQVESNSRQQINGLRERYAYLSPSRGMKVHEESAIHVIEYPLLAADEH